From the genome of Spinacia oleracea cultivar Varoflay chromosome 2, BTI_SOV_V1, whole genome shotgun sequence, one region includes:
- the LOC110786159 gene encoding sodium/hydrogen exchanger 6 yields the protein MTQMEDQLISPADARGSPANEQQAAGVGILLQIMMLVLSFVLGHVLRRHKFYYLPEASASLLIGLVVGGLANISNTETSIREWFNFHEEFFFLFLLPPIIFQSGFILAPKPFFSNFGAIVTFAILGTFIASLLTGFLVYLGGITSLIYKLPFLECMMFGALISSTDPVTVLAIFQELGTDVNLYALVFGESVLNDAVAISLYRSMSALKGQSSNQSVFKFILRFFETFAGSLSSGVGAGFISALLFKYAGLDIENLQNLECCLFVLFPYFSYMLAEGLGLSGIVSILFTGIVMKHYTFSNLSEKSQQFVSEFFHLISSLAETFIFIYMGLDIVMERHSWSHIGFIFFAIVTIVLARGVNVFSCGYLVNLVRPANRKIPMTHQKALWFNGLRGAMAFALALQSVHDLPEGHGQTIFTATTAIVVLTVLLIGGTTGTMLESMEVIGDTPDVHLDGFNRNDGYVSPGLEDEESSSNRFRMRLKEFHRSAPSFSSLDKNYLTPFFTTQTGDEDEQENLMSTPRREVYSTRT from the exons ATGACCCAAATGGAGGATCAGCTAATATCTCCGGCTGATGCTCGGGGAAGTCCGGCGAATGAGCAACAAGCAGCCGGAGTTGGGATTCTGCTTCAGATTATGATGCTGGTTCTTTCTTTTGTACTTGGTCATGTTTTGCGTCGCCACAAATTTTATTATCTTCCTGAAGCTAGCGCTTCTCTTCTGATTG GTTTGGTTGTTGGTGGACTTGCTAACATCTCAAACACAGAAACTAGCATCAG GGAATGGTTTAACTTTCACGAGgagtttttctttcttttcttgttgCCGCCCATCATATT CCAGTCAGGTTTCATTCTTGCTCCT AAACCATTCTTCTCAAATTTCGGAGCCATTGTAACATTTGCTATTCTTGGAACCTTTATAGCATCACTCTTGACTGGTTTTCTGGT GTATCTTGGTGGAATCACATCTCTCATATATAAACTCCCATTTCTTGAATGTATGATGTTTGGAGCTCTGATATCATCAACTGATCCTGTCACTGTTTTGGCTATATTCCAG GAACTTGGCACAGATGTGAATCTTTATGCCTTGGTTTTTGGAGAATCAGTTTTGAATGACGCG GTTGCTATTTCCCTTTACAG GTCCATGTCAGCGTTGAAGGGTCAGTCCTCAAACCAGAGTGTATTCAAGTTCATCTTGAGGTTTTTTGAGACTTTTGCTGGCTCATTGTCTTCAG GGGTCGGTGCTGGATTTATATCTGCTCTG CTTTTCAAGTATGCAGGTCTAGATATTGAAAA CCTTCAAAACTTGGAATGCTGTTTGTTTGTTCTTTTCCCATATTTCTC GTACATGCTTGCGGAAGGTCTCGGTCTTTCTGGTATCGTGTCCATACTGTTCACAGGGATT GTCATGAAGCATTATACTTTCTCAAATCTGTCAGAAAAGTCTCAACAGTTTGTATCTGAATTTTTCCATCTTATATCATCCTTAGCGGAGACTTTTAT ATTCATATACATGGGCCTTGATATTGTCATGGAGAGACACAGCTGGTCACACATTGGCTTTATCTTCTTTGCAATT GTGACTATTGTTCTTGCCAG GGGTGTCAATGTCTTCTCGTGTGGATATCTCGTCAATTTGGTTCGACCAGCGAATCGAAAAATACCAATGACACATCAGAAAGCGCTTTGGTTCAATG GACTCCGAGGGGCAATGGCTTTTGCTCTTGCTCTCCAGTCTGTTCATGATCTACCTGAAGGGCATGGCCAGACAATATTCACGGCGACCACGGCAATTGTTGTTTTAACG GTTCTGCTTATTGGAGGAACAACAGGAACCATGCTTGAATCTATGGAAGTTATAGGTGATACCCCTGATGTCCACCTTGAT GGATTTAATAGGAACGATGGCTATGTGTCTCCTGGCCTAGAAGACGAGGAATCATCTTCTAACAGATTTAGGATGAGACTAAAAGAATTCCATAGAAG TGCACCATCTTTTTCATCGTTGGACAAAAACTATTTGACCCCATTCTTCACTACCCAGACGGGTGATGAAGACGAACAAG AAAATCTGATGTCCACTCCGAGAAGAGAAGTTTACAGCACTCGTACGTAA
- the LOC110786167 gene encoding nucleolin 1 isoform X1, translating to MGKKSATKVAAAPVAVIPSGKKGKRGAEDAVEKAVSAKKQKVAKNEAVIAQQKAAEKKKPKKVESSSDSDEDATDSDSDEEPKVVVKKPQPKAAAAVKKTKKESSSDESDSDESDSDDEPAPKKPAAAAVKKVSKKDSSDSDDSSSEDEEDVKPAAKPVKNGSVPKAKSSDESSEDDSDEESDSEDEKKVPAKVVAAAKKPAKESSSDEESDSDEESDDEPPKKVASAANGAKVAKKESSSEDEDSDESSDDDETPKAKPAAASKKSESSSEEESDSDEESDEEKPLKTPKKDTDVEMVDAEDSKKSALKTPKTPDTPQATGSKTLFAGNLSFNIDEENVREFFKSAGEVTDIRFASDPDGRFKGFGHIEFESVEAAQKALALNGHELMGREVRLDQARERGAYTPNTRDGNSSQRGGGQNLTIFVKGFDTSADEDEMRNGLKELFGTCGEITRCSIPQDRENNCLRGVAYIDFADNDAFTKAFDLNGSELGGAYLNVQEGKPREPREGGFGSGDRSFGGGRRGRGGDRGGGRSFGRGDRGGRGFGGRGGDRGGRRGGRGPPKFSVTGSASGKKTTFDD from the exons ATGGGCAAGAAATCCGCCACCAAG GTCGCTGCGGCTCCAGTTGCAGTCATTCCATCTGGAAAGAAAG GAAAGAGAGGCGCAGAAGACGCAGTTGAGAAGGCTGTGAGCGCAAAGAAGCAGAAGGTAGCAAAGAATGAGGCTGTGATAGCTCAGCAGAAGGCAGCGGAGAAGAAAAAGCCTAAGAAAGTTGAAAGTAGCAGTGACTCTGATGAAGATGCTACTGATTCAGACTCTGATGAAGAGCCTAAG GTTGTTGTGAAAAAGCCACAGCCTaaagctgctgctgctgttaaGAAAACCAAAAAGGAAAGCTCTTCTGACGAGTCTGACTCCGATGAAAGTGATTCTGAT GACGAACCAGCACCAAAGAAACCCGCTGCCGCTGCTGTTAAAAAGGTTTCTAAGAAGGATTCTTCAGATAGTGATGATTCCTCATCAGAGGATGAG GAGGATGTTAAACCCGCTGCCAAGCCAGTAAAGAACGGTTCAGTTCCTAAGGCGAAATCAAGTGATGAGAGCAGTGAAGATGACTCAGATGAAGAAAGTGATTCCGAGGATGAAAAG AAAGTTCCTGCTAAAGTAGTTGCTGCTGCGAAAAAACCAGCAAAGGAATCCTCAAGTGATGAGGAAAGTGATAGTGACGAAGAGAGTGATGATGAGCCCCCTAAAAAG GTTGCTAGTGCCGCCAATGGTGCTAAAGTAGCCAAGAAAGAGAGTAGTAGTGAGGATGAGGACTCAGATGAAAGCTCTGACGATGATGAGACCCCCAAGGCAAAACCGGCTGCAGCATCGAAGAAGAGTGAAAGCTCTTCTGAAGAAGAGAGCGACAGTGATGAGGAAAGTGATGAGGAGAAGCCTCTGAAGACTCCAAAGAAG GATACTGATGTAGAAATGGTTGATGCTGAGGATTCAAAGAAGTCTGCTTTGAAAACC CCAAAAACACCTGATACTCCACAAGCTACTGGATCAAAGACACTGTTTGCTGGAAATCTTTCTTTTAACATCGATGAAGAGAATGT GAGGGAGTTTTTCAAGAGTGCAGGAGAGGTCACAGATATTAGATTTGCATCAGACCCTGATGGCAGATTTAAGGGTTTTGGCCATATTGAGTTCGAATCAGTTGAAGCTGCCCAGAAG GCTCTAGCATTGAACGGTCATGAATTAATGGGACGTGAAGTGAGGCTTGACCAAGCTCGCGAGAGAGGAGCATACACTCCCAACACCAG AGATGGTAATTCATCTCAAAGGGGTGGAGGCCAGAATTTGACAATCTTTGTCAAGGGATTTGATACTTCCGCTGATGAGGATGAG ATGAGGAATGGCTTGAAAGAGCTCTTTGGCACTTGTGGAGAGATCACAAGATGTTCTATTCCCCAAGATCGTGAAAATAACTGTCTTAGAGG TGTGGCTTACATTGATTTTGCGGATAACGATGCTTTCACCAAAGCTTTTGACCTAAACGGATCTGAACTCGGAGGTGCTTACCTAAACGTTCAAGAGGGTAAGCCAAGAGAACCCCGAGAAGGAGGATTCGGCAGTGGTGACAGAAGCTTCGGAGGAGGAAGAAGGGGACGTGGAGGAGACAGAGGAGGAGGTCGCAGTTTCGGACGTGGTGACAGAGGTGGCCGCGGTTTTGGTGGACGTGGAGGAGAcagaggaggaagaagaggaggacgtggtccacccaagttcagtgttACCGGATCTGCCTCAG GGAAGAAGACTACCTTCGATGATTAG
- the LOC110786167 gene encoding nucleolin 1 isoform X2 produces the protein MGKKSATKVAAAPVAVIPSGKKGKRGAEDAVEKAVSAKKQKVAKNEAVIAQQKAAEKKKPKKVESSSDSDEDATDSDSDEEPKVVVKKPQPKAAAAVKKTKKESSSDESDSDESDSDDEPAPKKPAAAAVKKEDVKPAAKPVKNGSVPKAKSSDESSEDDSDEESDSEDEKKVPAKVVAAAKKPAKESSSDEESDSDEESDDEPPKKVASAANGAKVAKKESSSEDEDSDESSDDDETPKAKPAAASKKSESSSEEESDSDEESDEEKPLKTPKKDTDVEMVDAEDSKKSALKTPKTPDTPQATGSKTLFAGNLSFNIDEENVREFFKSAGEVTDIRFASDPDGRFKGFGHIEFESVEAAQKALALNGHELMGREVRLDQARERGAYTPNTRDGNSSQRGGGQNLTIFVKGFDTSADEDEMRNGLKELFGTCGEITRCSIPQDRENNCLRGVAYIDFADNDAFTKAFDLNGSELGGAYLNVQEGKPREPREGGFGSGDRSFGGGRRGRGGDRGGGRSFGRGDRGGRGFGGRGGDRGGRRGGRGPPKFSVTGSASGKKTTFDD, from the exons ATGGGCAAGAAATCCGCCACCAAG GTCGCTGCGGCTCCAGTTGCAGTCATTCCATCTGGAAAGAAAG GAAAGAGAGGCGCAGAAGACGCAGTTGAGAAGGCTGTGAGCGCAAAGAAGCAGAAGGTAGCAAAGAATGAGGCTGTGATAGCTCAGCAGAAGGCAGCGGAGAAGAAAAAGCCTAAGAAAGTTGAAAGTAGCAGTGACTCTGATGAAGATGCTACTGATTCAGACTCTGATGAAGAGCCTAAG GTTGTTGTGAAAAAGCCACAGCCTaaagctgctgctgctgttaaGAAAACCAAAAAGGAAAGCTCTTCTGACGAGTCTGACTCCGATGAAAGTGATTCTGAT GACGAACCAGCACCAAAGAAACCCGCTGCCGCTGCTGTTAAAAAG GAGGATGTTAAACCCGCTGCCAAGCCAGTAAAGAACGGTTCAGTTCCTAAGGCGAAATCAAGTGATGAGAGCAGTGAAGATGACTCAGATGAAGAAAGTGATTCCGAGGATGAAAAG AAAGTTCCTGCTAAAGTAGTTGCTGCTGCGAAAAAACCAGCAAAGGAATCCTCAAGTGATGAGGAAAGTGATAGTGACGAAGAGAGTGATGATGAGCCCCCTAAAAAG GTTGCTAGTGCCGCCAATGGTGCTAAAGTAGCCAAGAAAGAGAGTAGTAGTGAGGATGAGGACTCAGATGAAAGCTCTGACGATGATGAGACCCCCAAGGCAAAACCGGCTGCAGCATCGAAGAAGAGTGAAAGCTCTTCTGAAGAAGAGAGCGACAGTGATGAGGAAAGTGATGAGGAGAAGCCTCTGAAGACTCCAAAGAAG GATACTGATGTAGAAATGGTTGATGCTGAGGATTCAAAGAAGTCTGCTTTGAAAACC CCAAAAACACCTGATACTCCACAAGCTACTGGATCAAAGACACTGTTTGCTGGAAATCTTTCTTTTAACATCGATGAAGAGAATGT GAGGGAGTTTTTCAAGAGTGCAGGAGAGGTCACAGATATTAGATTTGCATCAGACCCTGATGGCAGATTTAAGGGTTTTGGCCATATTGAGTTCGAATCAGTTGAAGCTGCCCAGAAG GCTCTAGCATTGAACGGTCATGAATTAATGGGACGTGAAGTGAGGCTTGACCAAGCTCGCGAGAGAGGAGCATACACTCCCAACACCAG AGATGGTAATTCATCTCAAAGGGGTGGAGGCCAGAATTTGACAATCTTTGTCAAGGGATTTGATACTTCCGCTGATGAGGATGAG ATGAGGAATGGCTTGAAAGAGCTCTTTGGCACTTGTGGAGAGATCACAAGATGTTCTATTCCCCAAGATCGTGAAAATAACTGTCTTAGAGG TGTGGCTTACATTGATTTTGCGGATAACGATGCTTTCACCAAAGCTTTTGACCTAAACGGATCTGAACTCGGAGGTGCTTACCTAAACGTTCAAGAGGGTAAGCCAAGAGAACCCCGAGAAGGAGGATTCGGCAGTGGTGACAGAAGCTTCGGAGGAGGAAGAAGGGGACGTGGAGGAGACAGAGGAGGAGGTCGCAGTTTCGGACGTGGTGACAGAGGTGGCCGCGGTTTTGGTGGACGTGGAGGAGAcagaggaggaagaagaggaggacgtggtccacccaagttcagtgttACCGGATCTGCCTCAG GGAAGAAGACTACCTTCGATGATTAG
- the LOC110786182 gene encoding uncharacterized protein isoform X1 yields MTFGKDAPPLPMYERKVLRHVPTMVRRRYDRDLDNKLDDTIGLPSKGGESQNDDEVVPDANPASVIDVDDFVDDEDDDDLHSHFEDEQDTQILCVKHFGSSAIMYSEDNKSESGGAEEANLASIMNVNVEDKIEDDAQFENDEDMQVEDDKSEYDGTKDANVTTNYVEDSDQDEVEDKDHENSDNSCLKDSDQDEVKDNDHKFVDNKQDVQVEDNKSENDGTKDANIANNYVEDSDQDEVEDKDHEKFDNNYVEDSDQDKVEDKDHENFDNKQVEDNKSEDDGIKSANVANNYVEVEDSDQDKVNDKDHEKFDKKYVEDSDQDEVQDKDHENFDNKQDVQVEDNKNVDDGTKCANVANNYVKDSVKAEVEDNDHDNSNDKQDIQVEDSKSEGDETKDVDVASNYMDAMDEIEDKNRGNSDDKKDIQGKDNKIEGDGTKNTNIVRHRMDICAKDDDLNIEPENFDNKQGFSPKAFKKTLERKDYDLCCPNCKNYITHTMIFRRREECQQEKTTCYSFLIDLLSCIRG; encoded by the exons ATGACTTTTGGAAAAGATGCTCCTCCATTGCCAATGTACGAGCGTAAGGTCCTCAGACATGTGCCTACTATGGTTCGAAGACGATACGATCGAGATCTCGACAACAAGCTTGATGATACTATAG GCTTGCCATCAAAAGGCGGCGAAAGCCAAAATGATGATGAAGTTGTTCCAGATGCCAATCCTGCTAGTGTTATTGATGTGGATGATTTTGTTGATGACGAAGACGATGATGATTTACATTCACATTTTGAAGATGAACAAGATACACAAATATTATGTGTTAAACATTTTGGATCAAGTGCGA TTATGTATTCAGAAGATAACAAAAGTGAAAGTGGAGGTGCTGAAGAGGCGAATTTAGCAAGCATTATGAATGTTAATGTCGAAGATAAAATTGAGGACGATGCACAATTCGAAAATGATGAAG ATATGCAAGTTGAAGACGACAAAAGTGAATATGATGGAACTAAAGACGCAAATGTTACTACCAATTATGTGGAGGATAGTGATCAAGATGAAGTTGAGGACAAAGATCATGAAAATTCTGACAACAGTTGTTTGAAGGATAGTGATCAAGATGAAGTCAAGGACAACGATCATAAATTTGTTGACAATAAACAAG ATGTGCAAGTTGAAGACAACAAAAGTGAAAATGATGGAACTAAAGACGCAAATATTGCTAACAATTATGTGGAGGATAGTGATCAAGATGAAGTCGAGGACAAGGATCATGAAAAATTTGACAACAATTATGTGGAGGATAGTGATCAAGACAAAGTCGAGGACAAAGATCATGAAAATTTTGACAACAAACAAG TTGAAGACAACAAAAGTGAAGATGATGGAATTAAAAGCGCAAATGTTGCTAACAATTATGTGGAAGTGGAAGATAGTGATCAAGACAAAGTCAATGACAAGGATCATGAaaaatttgacaaaaaataTGTGGAGGATAGTGATCAAGATGAAGTCCAGGACAAAGATCATGAAAATTTTGACAATAAACAAG ATGTGCAAGTTGAAGACAACAAAAATGTAGATGATGGAACTAAATGTGCAAATGTGGCTAACAATTATGTGAAGGATAGTGTCAAAGCCGAAGTAGAGGACAATGATCATGATAACTCTAACGATAAACAAG atatacAAGTGGAAGATAGCAAAAGTGAAGGTGATGAAACTAAAGATGTAGATGTTGCTAGTAATTATATGGACGCCATGGACGAAATCGAGGACAAGAATCGTGGAAATTCTGAtgacaagaaag ATATTCAAGGGAAAGACAACAAAATAGAAGGCGATGGAACTAAAAATACAAATATTGTTAGGCATCGTATGGATATTTGTGCCAAAGATGATGACTTGAATATTGAACCTGAAAACTTTGACAATAAACAAG GTTTTAGCCCTAAAGCATTCAAGAAAACTCTGGAACGAAAAGATTACGATTTATGTTGTCCGAATTGCAAGAATTATATCACCCATACAATGATTTTTCGAAGAAGGGAAGAATGCCAACAAGAGAAAACAACATGCTATTCCTTTCTAATTGATCTAT TAAGTTGCATTCGAGGGTAG
- the LOC110786182 gene encoding uncharacterized protein isoform X2, with translation MTFGKDAPPLPMYERKVLRHVPTMVRRRYDRDLDNKLDDTIGLPSKGGESQNDDEVVPDANPASVIDVDDFVDDEDDDDLHSHFEDEQDTQILCVKHFGSSAIMYSEDNKSESGGAEEANLASIMNVNVEDKIEDDAQFENDEDMQVEDDKSEYDGTKDANVTTNYVEDSDQDEVEDKDHENSDNSCLKDSDQDEVKDNDHKFVDNKQDVQVEDNKSENDGTKDANIANNYVEDSDQDEVEDKDHEKFDNNYVEDSDQDKVEDKDHENFDNKQDNKSEDDGIKSANVANNYVEVEDSDQDKVNDKDHEKFDKKYVEDSDQDEVQDKDHENFDNKQDVQVEDNKNVDDGTKCANVANNYVKDSVKAEVEDNDHDNSNDKQDIQVEDSKSEGDETKDVDVASNYMDAMDEIEDKNRGNSDDKKDIQGKDNKIEGDGTKNTNIVRHRMDICAKDDDLNIEPENFDNKQGFSPKAFKKTLERKDYDLCCPNCKNYITHTMIFRRREECQQEKTTCYSFLIDLLSCIRG, from the exons ATGACTTTTGGAAAAGATGCTCCTCCATTGCCAATGTACGAGCGTAAGGTCCTCAGACATGTGCCTACTATGGTTCGAAGACGATACGATCGAGATCTCGACAACAAGCTTGATGATACTATAG GCTTGCCATCAAAAGGCGGCGAAAGCCAAAATGATGATGAAGTTGTTCCAGATGCCAATCCTGCTAGTGTTATTGATGTGGATGATTTTGTTGATGACGAAGACGATGATGATTTACATTCACATTTTGAAGATGAACAAGATACACAAATATTATGTGTTAAACATTTTGGATCAAGTGCGA TTATGTATTCAGAAGATAACAAAAGTGAAAGTGGAGGTGCTGAAGAGGCGAATTTAGCAAGCATTATGAATGTTAATGTCGAAGATAAAATTGAGGACGATGCACAATTCGAAAATGATGAAG ATATGCAAGTTGAAGACGACAAAAGTGAATATGATGGAACTAAAGACGCAAATGTTACTACCAATTATGTGGAGGATAGTGATCAAGATGAAGTTGAGGACAAAGATCATGAAAATTCTGACAACAGTTGTTTGAAGGATAGTGATCAAGATGAAGTCAAGGACAACGATCATAAATTTGTTGACAATAAACAAG ATGTGCAAGTTGAAGACAACAAAAGTGAAAATGATGGAACTAAAGACGCAAATATTGCTAACAATTATGTGGAGGATAGTGATCAAGATGAAGTCGAGGACAAGGATCATGAAAAATTTGACAACAATTATGTGGAGGATAGTGATCAAGACAAAGTCGAGGACAAAGATCATGAAAATTTTGACAACAAACAAG ACAACAAAAGTGAAGATGATGGAATTAAAAGCGCAAATGTTGCTAACAATTATGTGGAAGTGGAAGATAGTGATCAAGACAAAGTCAATGACAAGGATCATGAaaaatttgacaaaaaataTGTGGAGGATAGTGATCAAGATGAAGTCCAGGACAAAGATCATGAAAATTTTGACAATAAACAAG ATGTGCAAGTTGAAGACAACAAAAATGTAGATGATGGAACTAAATGTGCAAATGTGGCTAACAATTATGTGAAGGATAGTGTCAAAGCCGAAGTAGAGGACAATGATCATGATAACTCTAACGATAAACAAG atatacAAGTGGAAGATAGCAAAAGTGAAGGTGATGAAACTAAAGATGTAGATGTTGCTAGTAATTATATGGACGCCATGGACGAAATCGAGGACAAGAATCGTGGAAATTCTGAtgacaagaaag ATATTCAAGGGAAAGACAACAAAATAGAAGGCGATGGAACTAAAAATACAAATATTGTTAGGCATCGTATGGATATTTGTGCCAAAGATGATGACTTGAATATTGAACCTGAAAACTTTGACAATAAACAAG GTTTTAGCCCTAAAGCATTCAAGAAAACTCTGGAACGAAAAGATTACGATTTATGTTGTCCGAATTGCAAGAATTATATCACCCATACAATGATTTTTCGAAGAAGGGAAGAATGCCAACAAGAGAAAACAACATGCTATTCCTTTCTAATTGATCTAT TAAGTTGCATTCGAGGGTAG
- the LOC110786182 gene encoding uncharacterized protein isoform X3, with protein sequence MTFGKDAPPLPMYERKVLRHVPTMVRRRYDRDLDNKLDDTIGLPSKGGESQNDDEVVPDANPASVIDVDDFVDDEDDDDLHSHFEDEQDTQILCVKHFGSSAKDNKSESGGAEEANLASIMNVNVEDKIEDDAQFENDEDMQVEDDKSEYDGTKDANVTTNYVEDSDQDEVEDKDHENSDNSCLKDSDQDEVKDNDHKFVDNKQDVQVEDNKSENDGTKDANIANNYVEDSDQDEVEDKDHEKFDNNYVEDSDQDKVEDKDHENFDNKQVEDNKSEDDGIKSANVANNYVEVEDSDQDKVNDKDHEKFDKKYVEDSDQDEVQDKDHENFDNKQDVQVEDNKNVDDGTKCANVANNYVKDSVKAEVEDNDHDNSNDKQDIQVEDSKSEGDETKDVDVASNYMDAMDEIEDKNRGNSDDKKDIQGKDNKIEGDGTKNTNIVRHRMDICAKDDDLNIEPENFDNKQGFSPKAFKKTLERKDYDLCCPNCKNYITHTMIFRRREECQQEKTTCYSFLIDLLSCIRG encoded by the exons ATGACTTTTGGAAAAGATGCTCCTCCATTGCCAATGTACGAGCGTAAGGTCCTCAGACATGTGCCTACTATGGTTCGAAGACGATACGATCGAGATCTCGACAACAAGCTTGATGATACTATAG GCTTGCCATCAAAAGGCGGCGAAAGCCAAAATGATGATGAAGTTGTTCCAGATGCCAATCCTGCTAGTGTTATTGATGTGGATGATTTTGTTGATGACGAAGACGATGATGATTTACATTCACATTTTGAAGATGAACAAGATACACAAATATTATGTGTTAAACATTTTGGATCAAGTGCGA AAGATAACAAAAGTGAAAGTGGAGGTGCTGAAGAGGCGAATTTAGCAAGCATTATGAATGTTAATGTCGAAGATAAAATTGAGGACGATGCACAATTCGAAAATGATGAAG ATATGCAAGTTGAAGACGACAAAAGTGAATATGATGGAACTAAAGACGCAAATGTTACTACCAATTATGTGGAGGATAGTGATCAAGATGAAGTTGAGGACAAAGATCATGAAAATTCTGACAACAGTTGTTTGAAGGATAGTGATCAAGATGAAGTCAAGGACAACGATCATAAATTTGTTGACAATAAACAAG ATGTGCAAGTTGAAGACAACAAAAGTGAAAATGATGGAACTAAAGACGCAAATATTGCTAACAATTATGTGGAGGATAGTGATCAAGATGAAGTCGAGGACAAGGATCATGAAAAATTTGACAACAATTATGTGGAGGATAGTGATCAAGACAAAGTCGAGGACAAAGATCATGAAAATTTTGACAACAAACAAG TTGAAGACAACAAAAGTGAAGATGATGGAATTAAAAGCGCAAATGTTGCTAACAATTATGTGGAAGTGGAAGATAGTGATCAAGACAAAGTCAATGACAAGGATCATGAaaaatttgacaaaaaataTGTGGAGGATAGTGATCAAGATGAAGTCCAGGACAAAGATCATGAAAATTTTGACAATAAACAAG ATGTGCAAGTTGAAGACAACAAAAATGTAGATGATGGAACTAAATGTGCAAATGTGGCTAACAATTATGTGAAGGATAGTGTCAAAGCCGAAGTAGAGGACAATGATCATGATAACTCTAACGATAAACAAG atatacAAGTGGAAGATAGCAAAAGTGAAGGTGATGAAACTAAAGATGTAGATGTTGCTAGTAATTATATGGACGCCATGGACGAAATCGAGGACAAGAATCGTGGAAATTCTGAtgacaagaaag ATATTCAAGGGAAAGACAACAAAATAGAAGGCGATGGAACTAAAAATACAAATATTGTTAGGCATCGTATGGATATTTGTGCCAAAGATGATGACTTGAATATTGAACCTGAAAACTTTGACAATAAACAAG GTTTTAGCCCTAAAGCATTCAAGAAAACTCTGGAACGAAAAGATTACGATTTATGTTGTCCGAATTGCAAGAATTATATCACCCATACAATGATTTTTCGAAGAAGGGAAGAATGCCAACAAGAGAAAACAACATGCTATTCCTTTCTAATTGATCTAT TAAGTTGCATTCGAGGGTAG